From Tautonia marina, one genomic window encodes:
- a CDS encoding DUF2780 domain-containing protein: MRFGRSSCPPFFLKTSARSFTPRCSPPMSDLISKLQSQTGLDGDLVERGVGAILNFMKEHLPDDLFAKVEREVPQAADAVSSFLNGQQASGMLEKVGDLVGGLLGGKAGGLPDLLQMLSKTGLSLDQAKTFLPKVIEMLKDVLPGDVLDQIMERLPALGDVLKQADA, from the coding sequence TTGCGGTTCGGCCGCAGTTCCTGTCCCCCTTTCTTCCTAAAGACCTCCGCCCGGTCTTTCACCCCGAGGTGCTCGCCTCCCATGAGTGATCTGATCTCCAAGCTCCAGTCGCAGACCGGCCTCGATGGCGACCTCGTCGAGCGAGGCGTCGGCGCGATCCTGAACTTCATGAAAGAGCATCTGCCCGACGACCTTTTCGCGAAGGTCGAGCGCGAGGTGCCCCAGGCGGCCGATGCCGTCTCGTCGTTCCTCAACGGCCAACAGGCATCCGGAATGCTGGAAAAGGTCGGCGACCTCGTCGGCGGCCTGCTCGGCGGCAAGGCCGGTGGATTGCCGGACCTCCTCCAGATGCTCTCCAAGACCGGCCTGTCGCTCGACCAGGCCAAAACCTTCTTGCCCAAGGTGATCGAAATGCTCAAGGACGTTCTGCCCGGCGACGTCCTCGATCAGATCATGGA